The Alnus glutinosa chromosome 3, dhAlnGlut1.1, whole genome shotgun sequence nucleotide sequence TGAAGATTTCAGTTTGAATTCTGTATAAAAGTTCGTAAATTGTAATGCTTCGTgtgaaaaattttgaattttttgaacgAGCGCCAAATTGTTCGCGCTAGATTTGGGATCGCGTGGTTTCAGGAGAAGTAATAAACTATGGACTCCCTCTGCGTGAGCTCTCTCTTGCGGAATGATATGCTACGGTGTATTATATCTCAACGGTCAGGATTCTTCCTCCTTCTCTTATCAGGCTTTTGGGATTAACTTCCTCTTTCAGGTGTACTTTagtcattattttaaatttaaatttacaaGGTTTTACATTTACCAACCTAAATGATTGCTTCCCATTCATCAACTCAATATTTATTATCAATCAatgatatttaaaattatgaatgcCGGTGGGTAAcactttattcttttaatttgaaaacaaaaattaacagatTTTGAGAACTCTACGTACTAATTTCAATTGATCGTCTCAATTGCTAAGTGAGTATATTATTACATTGTTGATTGAGATTTGAATTCCTTATCTAAGTTTTACATGAAGAATAACTCAATTTGTCCTGATGCTTGTATTTTATGCTTGCATTCTCTATAAAGAAATGttaaaaatcacacttttatttTACCACTATCTCACTATATTAATGTGACAGTGTCAATCAACTCttgttataaaaatatatatatatatatatatatatatatatatatatatatatatatatatatatatatatatatatatatatatatataaaaaacatgagtaagagtaatattatttagtagaatGTTATACAACTATcgtacaacttgatgatgtgattgtgaaaatcaataattaaatcaacacttgttaaaaaaatttaaaataataataataataataataactgatTGAATCTGTCACGTCATTCAAGCTGTATGGTAGTCATATAatagtttactaaatagcattcTCTTATTATATTGGCATGAGGAATCGAGAAAAAGAAATGCGAAATGCGGCAGACCTAACCAATAACTGGATCAATcattataagaaaaaataaaatctaagagTTTAATAGAACGAAAACATTAACATTATGAGataattgtagaataaaaatataatataacgTTACTTTATGTAAAGAGAATGCGACTGTCATCAATGTAGGCATTAAAGTGGTTAGATGCATGATGGATTGTCTGCTTGTATCTAGCTAGACAAATTTCTACCAGCATTAAACCCCATCTCCAGCAAACCTACCACAAGCCAACTAGCAAAATGAAATTCTAAAAAGTTTAAGTCGATagataaagagtaaatttaatcattgaaTTAATATTTCAACACTCTTATTATGTGTAGGCTCAAACTTTTCTTCAATTAGTGAGAAGTAATGCTATAACGAGGAGTCCTCCTTGTGACCTTATATcattagtaaaaagtaatattcaatacgtgaaatatttaactaaagtAAAAGGTAAACTCAAACATACCGagttaaattactaattattttaaaagcttaaactaattcCGAGCCAGTAACATGACCACTATTGTCTAAATTTGTCTATGTCAAATTTGGAAATCGGGAACTCGCCTGCTTAGCAAAAACTGAAATTCAAAAGCAGGTCATATGAGATGTTGACATAATTAAGAAATTTGTTTACACAAAAAACATAGAATCAAGGACAAGTTTAAAGCCACCGCAATATATTGGGAATAGAATTAAAGAATCTGAATCTGGTATTTTCCATGCAAATACAATAGCAAAACTGAACATAAATATTCCGTCTCCTTAAAGCAGCTAAAGGCAAGAAGAACAACAAAAGGAAAGCTTGCCACAGAATTATGTGTTTATTACTACAAAGTAGCGCACACAGACAAAGTGACCGCACTGCAAAGAAGAAACTAGGCTTGGAAAGAGCATTCATAGGTATTTACAGCAAATTCAAACACTTCATTTTCTGCCCCATGGAAAGCAGCAGCTCTGAGAATAGAAAAGCAAAATATCAGTTCCCTGAAAATCAAAGGATGGGAACGTTGCACTGTTTACGAATAACAGAAATTGATGAGCGATAACAAACCTTAGCACTGTCATCAGGATTTTGCCTCCGAATGTTATTGTAAGGTGTCTCATTAGGCCCTGGTATCCTTCCCGCCCCCGTCTGCCGCTCCTCCCGCACTTTATCAAAAATGTGAGTAAAACCTTCAGCTGATGCAGGGTTGTTCTCGTCCCACGCGCCAAATTTTGGAACAGCAGCACCTTTCTCAGGCTGCCAGGTAAGAACCCAAATAGTAAGGAACAAGTTTTAACCAAATACTGAATCCAGTAATCAAAGGAAGACTAAAGTAACAAAAGATTGCATGAAACTAAATCTCCAGCCCCTATCAGAATTGGGTATGATGGGTTGCCTGCTTGTATCTAGCTAAGTTTAAACACAGCTTATTTTGCAAGAAAATGACTACTCATGACATTAAACTGCTATAGGAATGTAATTGCTGATCTACCactgctttctttcttttctttcagcTACCACACAAATGCTCAAACTCACATTTCCAAGTTTATGCTATTTATGGCAGTAATGATAGGAGAGGATTACCGTTTCATCGCCTCGAGTCTCTGGTTTCATTCGGGCTCTTCCAGGAGTTCCATGGGCACTGTCATATGAAGCCTTTCCTTCAAAAGAGTGTGGGTTGACCCCACCATCTCTTGCAGGGACCTTTGCCTGGCGATGGAGGGGTGAACGCTCAACACTCTGCTCAGATCCAGCACTATGCCTTGAAGGTCTTTTATAGGTTTCACCAGAACTTACCCCACGGCCTCCATGACGTTGATTTGCTGCTTCACTGTTATCTCTGCCACCCAAATTGTCAGTAAACTGCTTGAGGTCACCATTTTCCCTGCTCCTTTGCCGTTCATGTGTTGATCTTCCTGGTTTTTGTCTTATTGGTTCCTCTGGTTCGGCAACAGCTCTGGAAGTAGGACCTTGAGCTGAAGATGAATCATCAGAAAATAGATCACGATTCTCCTCAGGGTCATTTGGATTTATCATCTTGGCCCCACCTCGACCTTTGCGAGCCTTATCAAAGTAAACTGTGTAAGGAACATTATCTCCACTTTCCCAATTGCCGAACTGTGGTACGTGTGAACGTTGCTGccacattgaaaatattttattatatttaccAGCACATCATCCATAAGCCTATCCCATTATCTCATCTGTcaacacattttattttcatctacGAGTAGCACATTCATAAAGAAGCCAAATATGATGTCTCTTTGAACCCTCTTTTATAAGAAGGGCTGTGGATTGCGCAAGTCATAGCTGCCAAGCAAGCAACAGAAACAAGAACCATGACAAGCACAAATATTCCAAAACGCCTCAGCAAAACAGTAAAATGGATGGGCACGCAAAACCTATATCATGCCATGACAGCAACAATGCACATACATAGgtttatttgtgtgtgtgtgggtatGTATGTAAGGTGTGAAGCATGACACGGACACATAACAAACACAAGACAACGTGGTCACCACGACATCAAAATCCTAAAAACTAGGAAATAAAATGGTGGGGACATGGGAGaatataaatacattttatttttttatacatatgaTATCAGGCTATGCAATATGTATGCAACTCGGTTAATCATTTCTCCATTCATAACTTATGTAGACTAGTTAATATTCAAACAAAGATATGATGaatcaaaaatataaaaccaaAGTTCAGTTAAGAACCATTACTTAAgttgcttaattaattttgttacaACCATGTTTAAGGCTTGCTTATTGTGTGCAACTCATTTTCAACTTCAAAATTCTTTTTATATCTTACTTGTGTCTAAGAAGTTTGGCATGTGTCAAACACAATACATTTTGGAAACAGGACAAGCCACATCCATGAAGTGTCCATACACGTCTAAAATCCCACACCCAAATGATGTTTCTAACATTATTTATGACAACATTGGCAACGGCATTATCACAAATAGCACAATTGCTTATAAGCAATCAAAGATCTTTCATGCATTATCATATTGTGCCTGTAGAAAAGAGGCCTCTTGTTGACCGCTTAGTagctaaataacattttttttagaaacaaaccTCAACCTCAATCACAAACAACAGCCAGTCTACTTGCATagcaataaatattatattgtcTCATTCGACATTGAGAAGGGACTATTTTAAATCATAGTTTATGCTTTGATGGACATTCGATGCTTATGATAGACTGAATGTGCATTAGACCTGCAAATTACCTGTTAACTTGATGAGAAAATGAAACCAATTGCCTGATGCCGTATAGTTGTTGACAAGTTTTACACATGTACTACATCCATAGTGTTAAATTACCaccttatctcaaaagcttaaactgatagaaagAGGTAactttaatcacttaatcaatactttaatactccccctcaaactaactttttaataaatgaggcccaacacgtagaatatttaattgaaattggggTAAATAACTGAGTTAAGattcgaactcaagacctttaactttgatatcatgttaaattatcacttatcccaaaaacttaagttgataggaataagtaaatttaatcacttaatcaatactttaatacatAAGTATGTGAAATACCTATCTATACAACTTACAATCACTTGATTCTGGCCCCCAGAAAAAAGGTCAAAATAGAAGTGTTCCACATCCTTGAATCATACATGGGCAAAATAGAAAAGATATAAAGgaatacaaacacacacacatgcagGATAGTATGCAGATTGACCCTCAAACAATGAGCTTCAcgtaataaataaaatattaccacCTGCATACTAGGAGAGTGTTACAAGTTTTTAAGTGTCATGTTAAAAGAACCCCATGGGGGCAAAATGAGAATGATCATGAACAAAAGTGACATAGATCCTTGAACTTGTTGTAGTTGTACATCAAGATCCTTGCAACATATACCGCATTTGCTTTAACTGTTGAACAAGGACTTGCATAATAATTCAACCTAAGCTTCAATTTCCAAGTATCAAACAGCAACAACTACAAATGTAATTTGATATCACATCCAAATAAATCAACTAGGCTGCTTGCACTGATATACAGGAAGAATGAACAAAAGCAACCTATAAGAAAACAACTCAGCAAGCCCATcaagcaaaacaacaaaattcaaGACAACCAAGCAGCCAGTTGTatctttcttttgtgtttttctaaTCTTAATTCAAACACAATCATAATTCAACCAAGAGCtcaaacctttaaaaaaaaaaatgacaaaaggtgaaagaattcaaaattttaacctTTCAGTACCATATCTATAGCTGAATTGTTATTATGACATTTGACAAAGCAGCGATGATTCATTATATTTTTGATCCGTTCTTTCCAAACAATTAGAAACCAACAAAACCACAAGCATGACAAACCCAGATCAACAGAATCCCCAATTCTGTTAATACTACTACATCATTAACAAAATCATACGAATCCCAGAATCTctaatcaaaataaaacaaaataacacaaacCCGGAAGGAGTATCTTTGAAATCTAAGTAAACAATCACAGGTTCCATTTCTTCACAATATCAATATCCGAAAACAGAAAGGAATTATATATGCTCTATTGGGTTGCTAATTAGGGAAAGGTGGGAACAGATAACAAATTACAATCGTAAACCTCGTATTATTAACGCCAGAAGAGAACATAAAAAAACACCATTCAATTAAGCCCCGTAGGACATAATGCAAAAGATCCAAACTCtcaagttcttttcttttcttccagtTCTCCCAGCAACCAAGCAGAATGCCATACATTCGAAGCAACAAGAGAATTGACattaagaacaaaacaaaaacaaaaacaaaaaagcttaCTGCCATCGTCCTATCCGCCAAATTTGGAACTGAACAGCAGAATTCTCCAAGAACTTCAACTGTTAGGACCAAACCCACCACAAATATTCAGGTAACCCAAGCTCCAACACAGAGAGACCcagcaaaagagagagagagagagagagagagatgggggagagagagggatTTAAAGAGAAGTTTATCAACCATTGACCGGCGCCACCGGTAATGTTTGACCATTCTCTTCCGCTTCTCTTTCTTCTCGGTTTCAAACGTCTCTCTCACACTCCCAACCCAATCAACACCGTTCCAACTTGTTACGTGAATTGTTATTGCTAATTTGCCAGAGGACATTTTACTGCTTCCAGAGCACTCCATCGTTGACCATGTAATAAAATGCTAGAGACTGGCGTGGACGAACGAAGCTAATGTGGCAATCAGCAATTTGAGGTAAGTGGCCGTTTGGGGTTGGCAAAGTGGGGATATAGAGGGAAGTCCGAGTTAACGCCGTCACTGTTAATGGTGGCTGACTTGTAAAGCTGTGTTTGTCTTCTTCTATTTAAGTGAGGCCTCTCGTTGTCTCCTTCTGTGCAAACATCTCTGTTCAGAATACTTCTGCTGGCCTTTCATTATAAtaaatttagggttttcttttctttttctcggcAAACCAAAAGCAAGAAGAGCTTGGCCGCTATCTTTCGatttgagaaatgttaaaagctatcaaattttttaaaaagatgatGCGAAAGTTAATTTATTAGAgatgattaaaataattattaaaaaaataaatgttatgtAGCTACGggtattcatatatatatatatatatatatatatatataagttttataTTATCTTGGTAATTAGGGGCGGAGGCGGAGCCGACCCCCAAGTTGAGggggcaaattgaaaaaaaaaaaaaaaaaaaaaagggttttagggggccaaaattaaaaaaaaataacaaaaattagagtaaaattttaattttttataatttttataattttttttgaaaagaaccTTGGGGCTTGCTGTTGGTAATCATTTCTTGGCAAAAGATTAAGTTCCTCTAACATTTCTTTAATTCAATTGATAATCtttctctcaaattttagatTGCGACAATTTCTTTTATTCCAAACTAttgaaaaattgtaaatgtTTTCCAAGgctagaaaaaaaatgattctaatttttttttttttaataagacacaAATACACcttgtaaatttgaaaaaaaaacaaaaaaacaaaaaaacaaaaatttcctacaacccatATATGAAATTGACATGTATTCCTTggtatgtgagaagcacatattatttaaatagcgtgtacttcttacatgcttttttaatatcattaataataaaaaatgtgcTACATATCTTAAATAACTAAAAACTAATTAACAAGCTACAAGTTTAGCTACGTACACAGCATAAGCGATTTCTAAAACTAATTGAGAAGTAAAAACTGGTAAGGTTATACTTTCTTAAATTCAAAGAGAAAAGTCATTCTGTTTTACACCatcattttatttgaatataaaGTCTAAATGACATCCGTTATGTTTCtcataaattacataaaaatgtttatttgtaagtttttgttgaatttgCATGATACATTTAtccttaattacaaaaaaaaaaagacacatcTATAGTGGATAGAGCATGCCAAATCAATAAAGATACACGCGAAATAAACGTTAAAATGCAATAAAGCATTTATCTAGATAAGCTAGTTTGAAAAcgctttttaaataatatattttgtgtttttgattGTAATGCAATATAAGGTTAtaataattttgagtgtttataaaatattttgtgttttgagttgtttgttaatatttttacttttttagttaaaaaaaaaaaaaaaaaaaaactaccctAATGCGTGTTGCCAAACAAGCATCCCCATATTATGAACTTGAAATCCAACTGTTACTAATAACTTTTCAATTAAATgccattttattttaatactttatattatttttgatgGGGTTAGCCTTTTATTTCACGCCAAAAAGATATTTCTCAATGGGTCAAGAGATTGACGTCTTCTTCAAACAATCCTTCGAGCCATTTGAAACAActttaacagaaaaaaaaaaaaaaaaaaaaaaaaaaaaaaaaaaaaattaagaagaataagaaaaataatcttGTGTTCCTTGTCGGCCAAAACTGACCACCGACATTTGACACTACCACTTGCCTTTCTTTAAACCTACGTGGTATGCAATATTGCCACAGGCAACAGCTACTTCTTCGTATTTCATACACACCCTCTCCCTCGGAAAGTCAATGCAGCGCTTCTGCGGCAGCTGTCTTTTGGCGAGAAAACGTGCCATTTCTACCACTTGGGGACCGGGTGTGAGGTGTCCAATTTATATAAAACAGGATCGAGTTTAATGTAGCTTctgtttttttatgtttgaaaCTCAATTAATTTGTTTGGCAATTAAGGTTTCAAGTTGTTCAACAACTGGGCCAATATATTAATAGTACATTTTAAGGCTTAATTTAATACGTATAAAATTAGCATCtgaaaatgcaaattaagaTGCACCAAAATCAACGATGATATTTCAGGCAGAACAACTTGACTTTGACAGTTGACACGTTACCCCGGataagcatttttatttttatttttttttttggaagggaaaataaaatcttttattaatCAAAAAATGGTACAGAATAATCCTACCATAAAGGTGTACACAGGACACCTCAAACCAGGTGAATATCCCACCTGAGCCAAAAGACTCAGACCATTACAAAcaaaaatgctacaaataatAAAACCTAACCAAACAAAATGATGCCTCTACGATGACATAATCCCAGATAAGCATTTGGTAAAACATATACGTGATGCTACGGGCAGACGCCACATGGAGACATCAAGATACAAAACAAAGAgcattcaaaataaattttaacttatttatttaGTATATGATGAAAATTCATTTTTAACCCCAAGATTAACATATCACATATTTCCTCAACCTTATTTCAGAATTTAGATTAACTAAGTTATTAACTctaaagtcaaaagtcaaaagtcaaaagtcaaaattcTAACATTATGTCCATAATATAGAaaacatatattctaacaatattcTTTCGAATGAAACTATGACGAGAACCCCGGGCTTTAGTATTGGGACGTGATGCATCATATCATGTTTAATTACCTGATTCGAATGAGCTTGCAAACAAACTTTCTCTCTAGTCTTTTTACGCTATATctacgggtttttttttttttttgagattgcatagataaaaaaataaataaattaaattgcaaaaaattaatcttttgagaattgtgtttttaaaaatttgcaatttgaaaatgtataaaatctgatttttcaaatcgcacgcgagtgtgtgtttttttaaaaccgcATAATTTCAAAGGTTAATACAATATTCTAAAggtcaaattgtaattttgtcaaataattaactatattttagaaattattttttcaaatcacaaatttAAACGGACCTACAAATTACTCCAGCAAAACCACACCGTCAACTAAATTTTAAGTTAAGAGTTCGAGGGTCGAATTGAACCGAAAGACCAAGGTTCTCTATTTCGCCACATTGCATGATGTTCTTCAAGATCAATAGATGTTTCAAACTTTCAGGTAATTAATGATTTCATATctgcaattcaaattcaatcccattatttatctaaattttctTAGCATGTTCAATACGGTTGTGTTGATTGGCTGCTGTTTgggttaaaaaaacaaagaaaataatagaaaaagaagattTAAATAGTATAGAGGAATAATGAATAATAGGATGGAGAATGTATTTAAAAAGTCATTAGCTGAAGcacatatattttatacaatctTTGTGTCATGTAAATATGCGAGTATcacgtaatttttttaaaactaattttattaaaaaacatgtgattttacatattaaGAGAAATGTCACTTTTAGTGATTTGATCAAGATAAAATTATGTTctgagctaaaaaaaaaaaaaattgattcatTTGTTAAATCGTGTGTTTTCGTCTTATCTTTTGATGTGATAAATTGATATGTTTATTTCTTATTACAAagcacaaaatattttaattatgtcATGTTTTTATAAAAGCTACTATTGCGTAGCTTTGGTTAAaaatttgggggaaaaaaatcatatttcgtctatactttatttaaatatagttattgaatttttaattttaagaatatggcatttaagtttttcatatttgaaataggtcattttattatttttttcgtcAAAATGGTTTGTCATATGTCATGTATGACTCTTGGGGTGGCCAAACTGAAAGAGATTAAGGACAAGTGTGAAAATTGTTTCTTTCTTGATGATTTTTACATTGTACATTAGTCGTTATATACAGACTTGTTGCCTAGTAAATAAGGCAAGCAATTAGGTAATTATAGAGAATATTGGATTGTTAATTATGTCTAATATACACATTGAATGTATATTTCCTTAGAGATCAAATCGTGATAGGCACGGCTTCATGGCGCTGGACCTTTCcttttctgcattgtgataAATATGGCTTGCTGCAGCTTTCCGTTTCCTTTTCTGCATAAGGGCAGCAGCTACACATTCGTTGATCTGCAATCGTGGAGTCTGATTTGAATGTCGCGCCATGCACTCTGCAGCTGGACTTTTCCTTTCCTGTTTGTAAGTCAGCTAGACAAATTGCATATTTGTTGGGATGCTGCTGGATTACCATATTGGCTTGCACACACGTGGCTGTCTCTCTTGGCTTGGACTCTGCTTCACTGACACGTTGAGTTCTTGTGGCAGCATCTCCTGCCTTGGCTTGTGTCTTAGCAATGCTGAGGTGTCCAAGGGCAGGAAC carries:
- the LOC133863602 gene encoding RPM1-interacting protein 4, with amino-acid sequence MAQRSHVPQFGNWESGDNVPYTVYFDKARKGRGGAKMINPNDPEENRDLFSDDSSSAQGPTSRAVAEPEEPIRQKPGRSTHERQRSRENGDLKQFTDNLGGRDNSEAANQRHGGRGVSSGETYKRPSRHSAGSEQSVERSPLHRQAKVPARDGGVNPHSFEGKASYDSAHGTPGRARMKPETRGDETPEKGAAVPKFGAWDENNPASAEGFTHIFDKVREERQTGAGRIPGPNETPYNNIRRQNPDDSAKSCCFPWGRK